In Flavobacterium sp. N1736, the following are encoded in one genomic region:
- a CDS encoding PKD domain-containing protein: MKKTLLLLLFIVISSCYQETAIAVEGDFTTSYVNEDESIPVIVKIDSKITGADTYEWTFEGGSPSTSTLKNPGEVLYDKQGTYTIKLHATNVDGETKEISKTVIIKEGINIQFTHEIIKSNYSPVEVILTNKTLGEGLTFKWEFQEGIPHDFTGKTPPNVVFTTLGDHTITLTVSNGFESEKQIQTINVAPYLVSLFSYEPKFENDDYEAPVAIHFTNKSISATNYKWTFQGGNPATSTEENPTVVFTTVGTHEVILEASNDKTSQIFKTDITVQPDTNLRILSNIKFGINAAHNNNNIGAMYSTTTRQVYKANEINDQNSSLIDIVFQGLNGNFTYNKFISPDQVNNYGFLALENAQSTIFVNSQNLCNCGLNFTEAQFDAMVNDTPIKSLNINYSAAGTQEFGFTYPRIILFKTQDGRKGAIKIKDMVKNGTSSYILCDIKVQKQ, translated from the coding sequence ATGAAAAAAACTTTACTCTTATTATTATTTATAGTCATTTCTTCGTGCTATCAGGAAACTGCTATAGCCGTAGAAGGTGATTTTACGACTTCTTATGTAAACGAAGATGAGTCTATCCCTGTTATTGTTAAAATAGACAGTAAAATTACCGGTGCAGATACCTACGAATGGACATTTGAAGGCGGTAGTCCAAGTACTTCAACTTTAAAAAATCCGGGCGAGGTATTATACGATAAACAAGGTACTTACACCATAAAACTTCACGCCACAAATGTAGACGGAGAAACAAAAGAAATTAGTAAAACCGTAATAATAAAAGAAGGAATTAATATTCAGTTTACACATGAAATAATCAAAAGCAATTATTCTCCGGTTGAGGTAATTTTAACCAATAAAACACTTGGTGAAGGATTAACTTTTAAGTGGGAATTTCAGGAAGGAATACCTCATGATTTTACAGGAAAAACGCCGCCAAATGTTGTTTTTACAACTCTGGGAGATCATACCATAACCCTTACGGTTTCTAATGGTTTTGAATCAGAAAAGCAAATTCAGACTATCAATGTTGCGCCTTATTTAGTATCATTGTTTTCGTATGAACCAAAGTTTGAAAATGACGATTATGAAGCTCCTGTAGCCATTCATTTTACCAATAAATCAATTAGTGCTACAAATTATAAATGGACATTTCAGGGAGGAAATCCGGCAACTTCAACAGAAGAAAATCCAACAGTTGTTTTTACGACTGTAGGTACTCACGAAGTTATTTTGGAAGCCTCTAACGACAAAACAAGTCAAATTTTTAAGACAGATATTACAGTTCAGCCAGACACAAATTTGCGTATTTTGAGCAACATCAAGTTTGGAATAAACGCTGCACATAACAATAATAATATTGGTGCAATGTATTCAACAACAACCAGACAAGTATACAAAGCAAACGAAATCAATGACCAAAACAGTAGTTTAATCGATATTGTGTTTCAGGGTTTAAACGGCAATTTTACGTATAATAAATTTATATCGCCGGATCAGGTAAATAATTATGGGTTTTTAGCCTTGGAAAACGCGCAAAGTACCATTTTTGTAAACTCTCAAAATTTATGCAACTGCGGTTTAAATTTTACAGAAGCACAGTTTGATGCTATGGTAAACGATACACCAATTAAATCTTTAAACATAAATTATAGCGCGGCAGGAACACAGGAATTTGGTTTTACCTACCCAAGAATCATTTTGTTTAAAACACAAGACGGAAGAAAAGGAGCAATAAAAATTAAGGACATGGTAAAAAATGGAACCAGCTCTTATATTTTATGCGATATCAAAGTACAAAAACAATAA
- a CDS encoding PolC-type DNA polymerase III has translation MGLFNFWKKEDNLFDENISIEETRFVVLDTETTGFDYENDRILCIGALVLQNNCISVQDSFEVYVQQDHYDKSTAQIHGILKDFVLKRPNEFEALQQFLAYLGDSVIIAHHTIFDVTMINKALIRNGLPELPNKSLDTAHLYKKTLIKSHLFERKDHYTLDDLADKFDISKKDRHTALGDAYITAIAFLKIVKKLREKKEINLNQLFK, from the coding sequence ATGGGTTTATTTAATTTTTGGAAAAAAGAGGACAATTTATTCGATGAAAATATCAGTATTGAAGAAACAAGATTTGTCGTTTTAGATACTGAAACTACTGGTTTTGATTACGAGAATGACCGAATATTATGTATTGGCGCGCTTGTATTGCAAAATAATTGTATATCGGTTCAGGATAGTTTTGAAGTGTATGTTCAGCAGGATCATTATGACAAATCGACTGCTCAGATTCACGGTATTCTGAAAGATTTTGTTTTAAAACGTCCTAATGAATTTGAGGCTTTGCAACAGTTTTTAGCGTATTTGGGCGATTCTGTTATTATTGCACATCACACTATTTTTGATGTTACAATGATTAATAAAGCATTGATTAGAAACGGTTTACCTGAGTTACCAAACAAATCTTTGGACACGGCACATTTATATAAAAAGACTTTAATAAAATCGCATTTGTTTGAAAGAAAAGACCATTATACTCTTGATGATCTTGCTGATAAATTTGATATTTCAAAAAAAGACCGACATACTGCTTTAGGCGATGCTTATATTACGGCTATTGCATTTTTGAAAATAGTAAAAAAACTAAGAGAAAAAAAAGAAATAAATTTGAATCAGTTGTTTAAATAA
- a CDS encoding outer membrane beta-barrel family protein produces the protein MKKANLLIFLLLPLFCLAQATPKLKENTTNLSEVVIQSKKKTIEQKTDRLIYHLENNVTTVGGDALSAINTAPGVVVQNNTINILGKGTSRVMIDGRMIELSGEELNNFLKSISASDIKNIEIISNPPAKYEAEGIGGLINIIMKKGAIDSWKNTTTVSYDQNKYGIYTLRNNFFYNKNKFRISASINGKTGYLNATDDLKMYFPDGLSHMKSTTKVKSENLSGKLALDYDLSERTTIGFQYLNDRNNPDFKSDIIINKYNTQNQLDNITLNNSFTDKGSGNQTYNAHLITKLDSLKRKLSFDVDYFDYNSKFDRNFIANNYRADMTFVDVNQAGRNISNQDIDNWSFKADMEHPFQAVNVSYGAKISFTNSISDVFYYNTSTGIPELDPNQSNQFKYTENNQAVYINADKKLNEKWNFQMGLRLENTKTNGFSETMNQETENNYLKLFPTFYASYQKNENNTFSLNYGKRINRPRFDLLNPFRIYINSNSYSEGNPFLKPSFSDNFEFAHSYKEILRTSVFVNIVTDGYGVLFTSKPETNTQIVTRENYFKNLNYGIGESYSASFADWWKSENSLYFLGAKTEFIKDINATPENSLQIDLSTNNTFALGKTTKLQIDFSYSSPFKSGLYEIGYTSSFDIGFKQDLLNKTMQIAFLANDIFNSSYLKDFTSVVNGVKQVYSQTESNRFVRLSVVYNFGNKKINVKERAFGNQEEKKRTGN, from the coding sequence ATGAAAAAAGCAAACCTTCTTATCTTTTTATTATTGCCTTTATTTTGTTTAGCACAAGCAACACCTAAATTAAAAGAGAATACAACAAATCTTAGTGAAGTTGTCATTCAATCTAAGAAAAAAACGATCGAACAAAAAACAGATCGTTTGATTTATCATCTTGAAAATAATGTAACAACGGTTGGCGGCGATGCTTTAAGCGCCATAAATACGGCACCGGGAGTTGTGGTGCAAAATAATACGATCAATATATTAGGAAAAGGGACTTCTCGTGTGATGATTGACGGACGTATGATTGAATTATCCGGTGAAGAATTAAATAATTTTTTAAAATCAATTTCGGCAAGTGATATTAAGAATATCGAAATTATAAGCAATCCGCCTGCAAAATATGAAGCAGAGGGAATTGGCGGATTGATCAATATTATAATGAAAAAAGGTGCGATTGATTCCTGGAAAAACACAACAACAGTGTCTTACGATCAAAATAAATATGGAATTTATACTTTAAGGAATAATTTCTTTTACAATAAAAATAAGTTTAGAATTTCTGCCAGCATCAACGGAAAAACGGGCTATTTAAATGCTACCGATGACTTAAAAATGTATTTTCCCGACGGACTTTCACATATGAAAAGTACAACAAAAGTAAAGAGTGAAAATCTCTCGGGAAAATTGGCTTTAGATTATGATCTTTCTGAACGTACTACAATTGGTTTTCAATATTTAAATGACAGGAACAACCCTGATTTTAAATCGGATATTATAATTAACAAATACAATACCCAAAATCAATTGGATAATATTACGCTGAATAATAGTTTTACGGACAAAGGATCTGGCAATCAAACTTATAATGCGCATTTGATAACCAAATTAGATTCTCTAAAAAGAAAACTTTCATTTGATGTTGACTATTTTGATTACAATTCAAAATTCGACAGAAATTTTATTGCCAATAATTACAGGGCAGATATGACATTTGTTGATGTAAATCAGGCGGGAAGAAATATTTCGAATCAGGATATTGATAACTGGAGTTTTAAGGCGGATATGGAACATCCGTTTCAGGCGGTAAACGTATCGTACGGCGCCAAAATTAGTTTTACAAACAGTATAAGTGATGTGTTTTATTATAATACAAGTACAGGAATTCCGGAATTGGACCCAAACCAGTCTAACCAATTTAAATACACCGAAAATAATCAGGCTGTTTATATTAATGCAGATAAAAAGTTGAATGAAAAATGGAATTTTCAAATGGGTTTACGATTGGAGAATACCAAAACAAACGGATTTTCTGAAACGATGAATCAGGAAACTGAAAATAATTATTTGAAGTTATTTCCAACATTTTATGCTTCCTATCAAAAGAATGAAAACAATACTTTTAGTTTAAATTATGGAAAAAGAATTAATAGACCCCGTTTTGACTTGCTGAATCCGTTTCGTATTTACATTAATAGTAATAGTTATTCTGAAGGAAATCCGTTTTTAAAACCTTCTTTTAGTGATAATTTTGAGTTTGCTCATTCTTATAAAGAAATTTTAAGAACCAGTGTTTTTGTAAATATTGTTACAGACGGTTACGGCGTTTTATTTACCTCAAAACCAGAAACTAATACGCAAATTGTAACGCGTGAGAATTATTTTAAAAACTTAAATTACGGTATTGGAGAAAGTTATTCGGCAAGTTTTGCAGATTGGTGGAAAAGTGAAAATTCGCTATACTTTTTAGGTGCAAAAACTGAATTTATTAAAGATATAAATGCAACGCCGGAAAATAGTCTGCAAATCGATCTTTCGACAAATAATACTTTTGCATTAGGGAAAACTACAAAATTGCAAATTGATTTTTCGTATAGTTCTCCGTTTAAAAGTGGTTTATATGAAATAGGATATACGTCGAGTTTTGATATTGGTTTTAAACAGGATTTATTAAATAAAACGATGCAGATTGCATTTCTGGCAAATGATATTTTTAATTCTTCTTATTTAAAAGATTTTACCTCTGTTGTAAACGGCGTAAAGCAGGTTTACAGTCAAACGGAAAGCAATAGATTTGTACGTTTATCAGTAGTTTATAATTTTGGAAATAAGAAAATCAATGTGAAAGAACGCGCTTTTGGAAATCAGGAGGAGAAAAAGAGAACGGGGAATTAA
- a CDS encoding helix-turn-helix domain-containing protein, translating to MDKLDLLQGIGGISVFVSLLLAFFLLTVKTENKLANRLFAWFFIFSAVDLSGFFIDAVTRTQLNWEIFRSTACLFGMPLFYLFVLAVCYSDFRLQWKHVVHLLPFIVVNLVFIPRIYLNLDSDRDSFLSTLNQLPEIYFIQILIEFQYAFYIISVFFILKKYREIYLENYADSSTATYKWLFQITCVFLIAHSIVALKNLLRYSGFREVFLWANVLVGSIALFITCWFIMKALNHPELFRGVNSKLKLTKDILPEVEDKSASSNVQNELISGQISTLKQYMAEKEPFLDPSLTIQELANQIDIPVRDLSVLINHQMDQHFFDFVNEYRIQKAMQILKDQSKSQLTVLEILYEVGFNSKSSFNTSFKKYTNLTPTAYRNAS from the coding sequence ATGGATAAATTAGATTTATTGCAAGGGATTGGCGGCATCTCAGTTTTTGTTTCTTTATTGCTTGCGTTTTTTTTATTAACGGTTAAAACCGAAAATAAATTAGCAAACCGATTGTTTGCATGGTTTTTCATTTTCTCTGCCGTCGATCTCAGCGGATTTTTTATTGATGCCGTAACCCGAACTCAACTTAATTGGGAAATCTTTAGATCGACAGCTTGTTTATTTGGAATGCCTTTGTTTTACCTTTTTGTATTGGCAGTCTGTTATTCTGATTTTAGATTACAGTGGAAACATGTAGTTCATTTGCTCCCTTTTATAGTGGTCAATTTAGTTTTTATTCCAAGGATATATCTTAATCTGGACTCAGATCGAGATAGTTTTCTTTCGACGCTCAATCAATTACCTGAGATTTATTTTATCCAGATTTTAATTGAATTTCAATACGCGTTTTACATCATTAGTGTATTTTTTATTTTGAAAAAGTACAGAGAAATCTATTTAGAAAATTATGCTGATTCGAGTACTGCGACTTATAAATGGCTTTTTCAGATAACATGTGTTTTTCTTATAGCACATTCAATTGTGGCATTAAAAAATTTATTGCGTTATAGCGGTTTCAGAGAAGTATTTCTTTGGGCAAATGTACTTGTAGGAAGCATCGCTTTGTTTATAACGTGCTGGTTTATAATGAAAGCGCTCAATCATCCCGAACTTTTTAGAGGAGTTAATTCTAAATTGAAACTCACAAAAGATATTTTACCGGAAGTTGAAGATAAATCTGCTTCATCAAATGTTCAAAATGAATTGATTTCCGGTCAAATTTCGACATTGAAACAATATATGGCAGAGAAAGAACCTTTTCTGGATCCGTCGCTTACCATTCAGGAACTTGCCAATCAAATTGATATTCCGGTTCGGGATTTATCGGTTTTAATAAATCATCAAATGGATCAGCATTTTTTTGATTTTGTGAACGAATATCGCATTCAAAAAGCGATGCAAATTTTAAAAGACCAGTCTAAAAGTCAGCTTACCGTTTTAGAAATATTATACGAAGTGGGTTTTAATTCAAAATCATCATTTAATACTTCGTTTAAAAAATATACAAATTTAACGCCTACAGCGTACCGAAACGCTTCATAA
- a CDS encoding DUF6095 family protein, protein MATNKELLGKGVKYLSGSLPLLFIGPSLIYNAFMNQHTNWHYLVLGIGIVACLSAMFLIFYGLKIIMKGLFND, encoded by the coding sequence ATGGCAACAAATAAAGAATTACTGGGAAAAGGAGTTAAATATTTATCAGGTTCATTACCGTTATTATTTATTGGACCGTCCTTAATATATAATGCTTTTATGAACCAGCATACAAACTGGCATTATTTGGTTTTAGGAATTGGAATTGTGGCGTGTTTAAGTGCCATGTTTTTGATTTTTTATGGTTTGAAAATCATTATGAAAGGTTTGTTTAACGACTAA
- the murQ gene encoding N-acetylmuramic acid 6-phosphate etherase: MTFTKTTEQASKYEHLEKMSVHELLTNINNEDKTVPHAVEKALPQIEALVAQVVAKLKLGGRLFYIGAGTSGRLGVVDASECPPTFGVPFDLVNGIIAGGDTAIRRAVENAEDNATQAWIDLQANNIGEHDVVIGIAASGTTPYVIGGLETCNQNNILTGCITNNAGSPLALTAQFPVEVVVGPEFVTGSSRMKAGTAQKLVLNMISTAAMIQLGKVKGNKMVDMQLSNIKLVDRGVKMIMGEIPVTYEEASELLKKYGSVRNAVDNYNK, translated from the coding sequence ATGACGTTTACAAAAACCACAGAACAAGCTTCAAAATACGAACATTTAGAAAAAATGTCGGTTCATGAATTGCTTACCAATATCAATAATGAAGACAAAACTGTTCCGCATGCAGTTGAAAAAGCTTTGCCGCAAATCGAGGCTTTAGTGGCACAAGTTGTTGCGAAATTAAAACTTGGCGGACGATTATTTTATATCGGAGCCGGAACTTCGGGACGTTTAGGCGTTGTTGATGCTTCAGAATGTCCTCCTACTTTTGGTGTTCCTTTTGATCTGGTAAACGGAATTATTGCCGGTGGAGACACTGCAATTCGTCGTGCCGTAGAAAATGCTGAAGACAATGCAACACAAGCCTGGATCGATTTACAGGCAAATAATATTGGCGAACATGATGTCGTTATCGGAATTGCAGCCTCAGGAACGACGCCTTATGTTATTGGCGGATTAGAAACTTGCAATCAAAATAATATTTTAACGGGTTGTATTACAAATAATGCGGGAAGTCCTTTGGCTTTAACGGCTCAATTTCCTGTTGAAGTTGTTGTTGGTCCTGAATTTGTTACCGGAAGTTCGAGAATGAAAGCCGGAACAGCGCAGAAATTAGTTTTAAATATGATTTCGACCGCAGCAATGATTCAGCTTGGAAAAGTGAAAGGAAACAAAATGGTCGATATGCAATTGAGTAATATTAAATTGGTCGATCGCGGCGTGAAAATGATTATGGGAGAAATTCCTGTTACATACGAAGAAGCTTCTGAATTATTAAAAAAATATGGCAGCGTGAGAAATGCTGTCGATAATTATAATAAGTAA
- a CDS encoding type II toxin-antitoxin system RelE/ParE family toxin: MGKKIIWSSNALNQLEDIHFYIFFESKSITIADNKVVNTIFDSTEILKTQPEIYKLDKQKTSNDGSFRVYPVYDYAVSYQLTEEIIYILRVRHNAQKPKKHSWKA; the protein is encoded by the coding sequence ATGGGGAAGAAAATAATTTGGTCAAGCAATGCTCTTAATCAATTAGAAGACATACATTTTTACATTTTCTTTGAAAGTAAATCAATTACAATTGCAGATAATAAAGTAGTTAACACTATTTTTGACAGCACAGAAATACTAAAAACGCAACCAGAAATTTATAAACTCGATAAACAAAAGACCAGCAATGATGGTAGTTTTAGAGTTTATCCTGTTTATGATTATGCTGTTTCATACCAATTAACGGAAGAGATTATTTATATTCTTCGAGTACGTCACAATGCTCAGAAACCAAAAAAACATTCATGGAAAGCCTAA
- a CDS encoding DUF1572 domain-containing protein has protein sequence MKADESYLESVKKQFLYYKMLGEKAVDQLEPDQLFVSVNEDTNSIATIIKHISGNMLSRWTDFLTTDGEKEWRNRDAEFENDLRSKEEVLIAWNKGWDCFLDALNSLKSEQLSDIIYIRNEGHTVIEAINRQLAHYPYHVGQIVFYAKQLKNSSWDSLSIPRNKSGNYNAEKFAKEKEIKNFTDEELKRLK, from the coding sequence ATGAAAGCTGATGAATCTTATTTAGAAAGCGTTAAAAAGCAATTTCTATATTATAAAATGTTAGGCGAAAAAGCGGTAGATCAATTAGAACCGGATCAGCTTTTTGTTTCTGTAAATGAAGATACCAATAGTATTGCGACTATTATTAAACACATTTCGGGCAATATGTTGTCTCGCTGGACAGATTTTCTAACTACCGATGGTGAAAAAGAATGGCGTAATCGTGATGCTGAATTTGAAAATGATTTACGGTCAAAAGAAGAAGTTTTAATTGCCTGGAATAAAGGCTGGGATTGTTTTCTTGACGCTTTAAACAGCTTAAAATCAGAACAGCTTTCGGACATTATTTATATTCGAAATGAAGGTCATACCGTTATTGAAGCTATAAATCGTCAGTTGGCGCATTATCCATATCACGTTGGACAGATTGTTTTTTATGCCAAACAATTAAAAAATAGCAGTTGGGATAGTTTATCAATTCCGAGAAATAAATCAGGAAATTATAATGCTGAAAAGTTTGCCAAGGAAAAAGAAATTAAGAACTTTACCGATGAAGAGTTAAAGAGATTAAAATAA
- a CDS encoding DUF294 nucleotidyltransferase-like domain-containing protein gives MKNTISHRVADFLKDYPPFSFLHQKDLEKLSEQISIVYKDKDSVIFAENDKTHDSFYVVHKGAIALKKSSKNNVLDMCDEGDIFGLRPLLAQENYIMEAVAHEESILYAIPIAVFKPYALENRTVGNFLIESYASNTRNPYSDIHKDKLYGDDLVHDNLHSNKDSFDLQPIKYSKKIVTCSPSTTARDVAKIMNKKKVGAILIVDEMLPIGIITDKDLRNKIVTGDFSILTTAESIMTKPVITYPKKMTVTEAQMAMMKSNISYLCLTKDGTVNTKAVGILSKHDVMVALGNNPAVLIKALKRAKKAKEIKPIRARIMKLLQGYLDQNIPMTLISKIITELNEACTTRVIEICIEKMSSPPPVKFAWLALGSQGRSEQMLHTDQDNAIVYENVSDVFRDETKVYFLKFAALVNKGLFEIGYDYCPAEMMASNTKWCLSLDEWKGQVKHWITNPGKNEVLLSFIFFDYSVTYGDTELTNELSESIFENIKANPIFYVHLVSGALQSPSPTGFFRQFLVEQDGANKDNFDIKRRALMPLTDAARVLILSHSVKGISNTAERFEKLAELEPNNRELYLSCSYSFKALLKFRTKQGLLHNDSGQFIALESLSKMEKIKLKRTFKTIKELQELISVRFNVSNVV, from the coding sequence ATGAAAAATACGATTTCGCATCGAGTTGCTGACTTTTTAAAGGATTATCCGCCTTTTAGTTTTTTGCATCAAAAAGATCTTGAAAAGCTATCTGAGCAAATTTCTATTGTTTACAAAGATAAAGATTCAGTTATTTTTGCTGAAAATGATAAAACGCACGACTCTTTTTATGTGGTTCATAAAGGCGCCATTGCGCTTAAAAAAAGTTCTAAAAACAATGTGTTAGACATGTGTGATGAAGGTGATATTTTTGGATTGCGTCCGCTTTTGGCACAGGAAAATTATATTATGGAAGCCGTTGCACATGAAGAAAGTATTTTATATGCGATTCCAATTGCTGTTTTTAAACCTTATGCGCTCGAAAACAGAACAGTTGGTAATTTCCTGATTGAAAGCTATGCTTCGAACACGCGAAATCCGTATTCAGATATTCACAAGGATAAATTGTACGGTGATGATTTGGTGCACGACAATTTGCATTCAAACAAAGATTCTTTCGATTTACAGCCTATCAAATATTCGAAGAAAATTGTGACCTGCAGTCCGTCGACAACAGCGAGAGATGTTGCCAAAATCATGAATAAGAAAAAGGTGGGAGCAATTTTAATTGTAGACGAAATGCTGCCTATTGGTATTATTACGGATAAGGATTTACGAAATAAAATTGTTACGGGTGATTTTTCGATCCTGACAACTGCTGAATCTATTATGACGAAACCGGTTATTACGTATCCTAAAAAAATGACGGTTACTGAGGCGCAAATGGCGATGATGAAAAGCAATATCAGCTATTTATGTCTTACTAAAGACGGAACGGTAAATACGAAAGCGGTTGGTATTTTATCGAAACATGATGTAATGGTGGCGCTTGGAAATAATCCTGCTGTTTTAATAAAAGCTTTGAAAAGGGCTAAAAAAGCAAAAGAAATTAAGCCTATCCGTGCCAGAATTATGAAATTGCTTCAGGGATATTTAGATCAAAATATTCCGATGACATTGATTTCTAAAATTATTACGGAGTTAAATGAGGCCTGCACCACTCGCGTAATTGAAATTTGTATCGAAAAAATGAGCAGTCCGCCGCCGGTTAAGTTTGCATGGTTAGCTCTTGGAAGCCAAGGAAGAAGCGAGCAAATGCTGCATACGGATCAGGATAATGCGATTGTATATGAAAATGTTTCGGATGTTTTTAGGGATGAAACTAAAGTCTATTTTTTAAAATTTGCCGCTCTTGTCAACAAAGGGCTTTTTGAAATTGGCTACGATTATTGTCCTGCCGAAATGATGGCTTCGAACACGAAATGGTGTTTGAGTCTTGATGAATGGAAAGGTCAGGTGAAACACTGGATTACAAATCCCGGGAAAAATGAGGTTTTACTTTCTTTTATTTTCTTCGATTATAGTGTTACTTATGGTGATACTGAACTTACGAATGAACTCTCAGAATCTATTTTTGAAAATATAAAAGCGAATCCTATTTTTTATGTTCATTTGGTAAGCGGCGCATTGCAAAGCCCTTCTCCAACAGGTTTTTTCAGGCAATTTCTGGTTGAACAAGATGGAGCAAACAAAGATAATTTTGACATTAAAAGACGTGCTTTAATGCCGCTGACGGATGCTGCACGTGTTTTAATTTTATCCCATTCTGTAAAAGGTATCAGCAATACGGCTGAACGTTTTGAAAAATTAGCCGAATTAGAGCCAAACAACAGGGAGTTATATTTGTCTTGTTCGTACTCGTTTAAAGCTTTATTGAAATTTAGAACGAAACAAGGACTTTTACATAATGATTCGGGGCAATTTATAGCTTTGGAATCTTTGTCCAAAATGGAAAAAATAAAACTTAAAAGGACTTTTAAAACGATCAAGGAACTTCAGGAATTAATTAGTGTAAGATTTAATGTTTCAAACGTTGTATAA
- a CDS encoding DNA topoisomerase IV, with amino-acid sequence MKKTIFLLPLITLFSCYNAEHNCKDFKTGKFKFEFEVNGVKKTTLFERKDDIEIETFEGKTDTSTIRWVSDCEYVLQKKHPKNMAEEKAISMKILTTSKDSYTFEFGMVGSEEKQRGKVFKVD; translated from the coding sequence ATGAAAAAAACTATATTCCTTTTACCGCTAATTACTTTATTTTCATGTTATAACGCGGAACACAACTGCAAAGATTTTAAAACCGGAAAATTCAAGTTTGAGTTTGAAGTAAACGGCGTTAAAAAAACAACCCTTTTTGAGCGTAAAGACGATATTGAAATTGAAACTTTTGAAGGAAAAACAGATACATCGACAATTCGCTGGGTAAGCGATTGCGAATATGTTTTGCAGAAAAAACATCCGAAAAATATGGCAGAGGAAAAAGCAATCAGCATGAAGATTTTAACGACTTCTAAAGATTCGTATACGTTTGAATTTGGAATGGTTGGTTCTGAAGAAAAACAGCGAGGAAAAGTTTTTAAAGTTGATTAA
- a CDS encoding pentapeptide repeat-containing protein, which yields MESLIHIQKTFEKVVYIDKKINNREFEDCVFKNCDFSNSNFAYNTFLDCEFIDCNLSMTSLFSTSLKNVTFKNCKLLGIAFNECDDFLFQVHFEESVLDYAIFSNKKMPKTKFINCSVREVTFIGTNLTSSVFDNCNLEGAIFNDTQLAAVNFKTAYNYKIDPEFNPMRKAQFSNDGIVGLLDKYDIKIV from the coding sequence ATGGAAAGCCTAATTCACATTCAAAAAACATTCGAGAAAGTCGTTTACATCGACAAAAAAATAAACAATCGGGAGTTTGAGGATTGTGTTTTTAAAAACTGTGATTTTTCTAATAGCAATTTTGCTTACAATACTTTTTTAGACTGCGAATTCATTGATTGTAATTTATCAATGACGAGTTTATTCAGTACAAGTTTGAAGAATGTGACTTTTAAAAACTGCAAGCTTTTAGGAATTGCTTTTAATGAATGTGATGATTTTTTATTTCAGGTTCATTTTGAAGAATCTGTTTTGGATTATGCTATATTTTCGAATAAAAAAATGCCAAAAACGAAGTTTATTAATTGTTCTGTAAGGGAAGTTACTTTTATAGGCACTAATTTAACAAGTTCGGTTTTTGATAATTGCAATTTAGAAGGTGCGATTTTTAATGACACGCAATTGGCTGCAGTAAATTTTAAAACGGCTTATAATTATAAAATTGATCCGGAATTTAACCCGATGAGAAAAGCGCAATTTTCGAATGACGGAATTGTGGGACTTTTAGATAAATACGATATTAAAATTGTTTAA